A stretch of the Xyrauchen texanus isolate HMW12.3.18 chromosome 20, RBS_HiC_50CHRs, whole genome shotgun sequence genome encodes the following:
- the slc17a5 gene encoding sialin isoform X2, with amino-acid sequence MEHLSSDSETEEHVQPLLRRKDTGDIQKAPSCCSSRYGLALLSCYGFFVAYALRVNLSVAMVDMLKNSSSANTSSSECPHHSSPVPKHNHTARVHDWNSETQGWILGSFFYGYILTQIPGGYLARKYGAKWLLGIGILCTVIFTMLTPLAADLGAGYLIAVRVLEGIGEGVSFPAMHAMWASWAPPLERSRLLTISYAGAQLGTVVALPLSGLICFYLDWTYVFYIFGAVGLLWFILWTCLVSNTPSSHKRISEVERTYITSSLKNEMSPTTDYIPWISILKSLPLWAIVVAHFSYNWTFYTLLTLLPTYMNDILGFSIQKNGMLSALPYLGCWCLALLGGQLADLLREKYLIRTVMVRKAFTIVGMIGPAVFLVAAGYTGCNYYYAVAFLSISSSLGGISASGFNINHLDIAPSYAGILLGITNTFATIPGMVGPVIGSSLTKSKTIAEWQIVFYISAGINVFGAIFFTLFGQGTVQPWAVQRNHIQ; translated from the exons ATGGAGCATTTATCATCAGACTCCGAAACTGAAGAACATGTGCAGCCTTTACTTCGCCGAAAAGACACCGGGGATATTCAGAAAG CTCCATCTTGCTGCTCTTCACGTTATGGGCTGGCCTTATTGTCTTGCTATGGCTTCTTTGTGGCATATGCGCTAAGAGTGAACCTTAGTGTGGCAATGGTGGACATGCTGAAAAACAGCTCCAGTGCCAATACCAGTTCCTCTGAATGCCCTCACCACAGCAGCCCTGTACCCAAACACAATCACACC GCCCGTGTGCATGACTGGAATTCCGAGACTCAGGGCTGGATTCTGGGCTCTTTTTTCTACGGATATATCCTTACTCAGATACCAGGTGGCTATTTGGCACGCAAGTATGGTGCTAAATGGCTCTTGGGTATTGGCATCCTTTGCACTGTGATCTTCACCATGCTGACTCCTCTTGCTGCTGATCTGGGAGCTGGTTACCTCATCGCTGTCAGAGTGTTGGAAGGTATTGGGGAG GGTGTGTCATTTCCTGCTATGCATGCAATGTGGGCATCATGGGCCCCACCTCTGGAGAGAAGTCGACTGCTCACTATCTCTTATGCAG GTGCTCAGTTGGGAACTGTAGTGGCCCTCCCCCTGTCTGGCCTGATATGCTTTTACCTAGACTGGACATATGTCTTTTATATATTTG GTGCTGTTGGTTTACTCTGGTTTATCCTTTGGACTTGCCTGGTCAGTAACACTCCCAGCTCACACAAAAGGATATCAGAGGTTGAGAGGACCTACATAACGTCATCTTTAAAAAATGAG ATGTCTCCAACCACAGACTACATCCCATGGATATCGATCCTCAAGTCTTTGCCATTATGGGCCATAGTTGTGGCACACTTTTCTTACAACTGGACATTTTACACTCTGTTGACTCTCTTACCCACTTACATGAATGATATACTTGGATTCAGCATCCAAAAG AATGGCATGCTCTCGGCTCTGCCTTATCTTGGTTGTTGGTGTCTGGCTCTGTTGGGTGGGCAGCTGGCAGACCTCCTCAGAGAGAAATATCTCATCCGCACAGTAATGGTGCGCAAGGCTTTCACTATAGTAG GAATGATAGGGCCAGCTGTGTTTCTGGTGGCTGCTGGCTATACCGGATGTAACTACTACTATGCTGTTGCCTTCCTCTCCATCTCTTCCTCTCTAGGGGGCATTTCAGCCTCTGGATTTAACATCAACCATTTGGATATTGCTCCCTC CTATGCTGGGATATTGCTTGGGATCACAAACACATTTGCCACTATACCCGGCATGGTGGGGCCTGTAATTGGAAGCTCACTGACCAAATCT AAGACCATTGCAGAGTGGCAAATTGTGTTCTACATCTCAGCGGGAATCAATGTGTTTGGAGCCATTTTCTTCACATTATTTGGGCAGGGTACAGTCCAGCCCTGGGCTGTCCAGAGAAACCACATCCAATAA
- the slc17a5 gene encoding sialin isoform X3, with amino-acid sequence MCSLYFAEKTPGIFRKARVHDWNSETQGWILGSFFYGYILTQIPGGYLARKYGAKWLLGIGILCTVIFTMLTPLAADLGAGYLIAVRVLEGIGEGVSFPAMHAMWASWAPPLERSRLLTISYAGAQLGTVVALPLSGLICFYLDWTYVFYIFGAVGLLWFILWTCLVSNTPSSHKRISEVERTYITSSLKNEMSPTTDYIPWISILKSLPLWAIVVAHFSYNWTFYTLLTLLPTYMNDILGFSIQKNGMLSALPYLGCWCLALLGGQLADLLREKYLIRTVMVRKAFTIVGMIGPAVFLVAAGYTGCNYYYAVAFLSISSSLGGISASGFNINHLDIAPSYAGILLGITNTFATIPGMVGPVIGSSLTKSKTIAEWQIVFYISAGINVFGAIFFTLFGQGTVQPWAVQRNHIQ; translated from the exons ATGTGCAGCCTTTACTTCGCCGAAAAGACACCGGGGATATTCAGAAAG GCCCGTGTGCATGACTGGAATTCCGAGACTCAGGGCTGGATTCTGGGCTCTTTTTTCTACGGATATATCCTTACTCAGATACCAGGTGGCTATTTGGCACGCAAGTATGGTGCTAAATGGCTCTTGGGTATTGGCATCCTTTGCACTGTGATCTTCACCATGCTGACTCCTCTTGCTGCTGATCTGGGAGCTGGTTACCTCATCGCTGTCAGAGTGTTGGAAGGTATTGGGGAG GGTGTGTCATTTCCTGCTATGCATGCAATGTGGGCATCATGGGCCCCACCTCTGGAGAGAAGTCGACTGCTCACTATCTCTTATGCAG GTGCTCAGTTGGGAACTGTAGTGGCCCTCCCCCTGTCTGGCCTGATATGCTTTTACCTAGACTGGACATATGTCTTTTATATATTTG GTGCTGTTGGTTTACTCTGGTTTATCCTTTGGACTTGCCTGGTCAGTAACACTCCCAGCTCACACAAAAGGATATCAGAGGTTGAGAGGACCTACATAACGTCATCTTTAAAAAATGAG ATGTCTCCAACCACAGACTACATCCCATGGATATCGATCCTCAAGTCTTTGCCATTATGGGCCATAGTTGTGGCACACTTTTCTTACAACTGGACATTTTACACTCTGTTGACTCTCTTACCCACTTACATGAATGATATACTTGGATTCAGCATCCAAAAG AATGGCATGCTCTCGGCTCTGCCTTATCTTGGTTGTTGGTGTCTGGCTCTGTTGGGTGGGCAGCTGGCAGACCTCCTCAGAGAGAAATATCTCATCCGCACAGTAATGGTGCGCAAGGCTTTCACTATAGTAG GAATGATAGGGCCAGCTGTGTTTCTGGTGGCTGCTGGCTATACCGGATGTAACTACTACTATGCTGTTGCCTTCCTCTCCATCTCTTCCTCTCTAGGGGGCATTTCAGCCTCTGGATTTAACATCAACCATTTGGATATTGCTCCCTC CTATGCTGGGATATTGCTTGGGATCACAAACACATTTGCCACTATACCCGGCATGGTGGGGCCTGTAATTGGAAGCTCACTGACCAAATCT AAGACCATTGCAGAGTGGCAAATTGTGTTCTACATCTCAGCGGGAATCAATGTGTTTGGAGCCATTTTCTTCACATTATTTGGGCAGGGTACAGTCCAGCCCTGGGCTGTCCAGAGAAACCACATCCAATAA
- the slc17a5 gene encoding sialin isoform X1, translating into MLTVKNRFRVGVVLFCATGQAVRSQQLKMEHLSSDSETEEHVQPLLRRKDTGDIQKAPSCCSSRYGLALLSCYGFFVAYALRVNLSVAMVDMLKNSSSANTSSSECPHHSSPVPKHNHTARVHDWNSETQGWILGSFFYGYILTQIPGGYLARKYGAKWLLGIGILCTVIFTMLTPLAADLGAGYLIAVRVLEGIGEGVSFPAMHAMWASWAPPLERSRLLTISYAGAQLGTVVALPLSGLICFYLDWTYVFYIFGAVGLLWFILWTCLVSNTPSSHKRISEVERTYITSSLKNEMSPTTDYIPWISILKSLPLWAIVVAHFSYNWTFYTLLTLLPTYMNDILGFSIQKNGMLSALPYLGCWCLALLGGQLADLLREKYLIRTVMVRKAFTIVGMIGPAVFLVAAGYTGCNYYYAVAFLSISSSLGGISASGFNINHLDIAPSYAGILLGITNTFATIPGMVGPVIGSSLTKSKTIAEWQIVFYISAGINVFGAIFFTLFGQGTVQPWAVQRNHIQ; encoded by the exons ATGCTGACGGTGAAAAACAGGTTCCGTGTTGGTGTTGTGCTGTTTTGTGCCACTGGTCAGGCGGTCAGATCTCAGCAGCTGAAGATGGAGCATTTATCATCAGACTCCGAAACTGAAGAACATGTGCAGCCTTTACTTCGCCGAAAAGACACCGGGGATATTCAGAAAG CTCCATCTTGCTGCTCTTCACGTTATGGGCTGGCCTTATTGTCTTGCTATGGCTTCTTTGTGGCATATGCGCTAAGAGTGAACCTTAGTGTGGCAATGGTGGACATGCTGAAAAACAGCTCCAGTGCCAATACCAGTTCCTCTGAATGCCCTCACCACAGCAGCCCTGTACCCAAACACAATCACACC GCCCGTGTGCATGACTGGAATTCCGAGACTCAGGGCTGGATTCTGGGCTCTTTTTTCTACGGATATATCCTTACTCAGATACCAGGTGGCTATTTGGCACGCAAGTATGGTGCTAAATGGCTCTTGGGTATTGGCATCCTTTGCACTGTGATCTTCACCATGCTGACTCCTCTTGCTGCTGATCTGGGAGCTGGTTACCTCATCGCTGTCAGAGTGTTGGAAGGTATTGGGGAG GGTGTGTCATTTCCTGCTATGCATGCAATGTGGGCATCATGGGCCCCACCTCTGGAGAGAAGTCGACTGCTCACTATCTCTTATGCAG GTGCTCAGTTGGGAACTGTAGTGGCCCTCCCCCTGTCTGGCCTGATATGCTTTTACCTAGACTGGACATATGTCTTTTATATATTTG GTGCTGTTGGTTTACTCTGGTTTATCCTTTGGACTTGCCTGGTCAGTAACACTCCCAGCTCACACAAAAGGATATCAGAGGTTGAGAGGACCTACATAACGTCATCTTTAAAAAATGAG ATGTCTCCAACCACAGACTACATCCCATGGATATCGATCCTCAAGTCTTTGCCATTATGGGCCATAGTTGTGGCACACTTTTCTTACAACTGGACATTTTACACTCTGTTGACTCTCTTACCCACTTACATGAATGATATACTTGGATTCAGCATCCAAAAG AATGGCATGCTCTCGGCTCTGCCTTATCTTGGTTGTTGGTGTCTGGCTCTGTTGGGTGGGCAGCTGGCAGACCTCCTCAGAGAGAAATATCTCATCCGCACAGTAATGGTGCGCAAGGCTTTCACTATAGTAG GAATGATAGGGCCAGCTGTGTTTCTGGTGGCTGCTGGCTATACCGGATGTAACTACTACTATGCTGTTGCCTTCCTCTCCATCTCTTCCTCTCTAGGGGGCATTTCAGCCTCTGGATTTAACATCAACCATTTGGATATTGCTCCCTC CTATGCTGGGATATTGCTTGGGATCACAAACACATTTGCCACTATACCCGGCATGGTGGGGCCTGTAATTGGAAGCTCACTGACCAAATCT AAGACCATTGCAGAGTGGCAAATTGTGTTCTACATCTCAGCGGGAATCAATGTGTTTGGAGCCATTTTCTTCACATTATTTGGGCAGGGTACAGTCCAGCCCTGGGCTGTCCAGAGAAACCACATCCAATAA
- the LOC127661000 gene encoding elongation factor 1-alpha 1-like: protein MGKEKLHINIVVIGHVDSGKSTTTGHLIYKCGGIDKRTIEKFEKEAAEMGKGSFKYAWVLDKLKAERERGITIDISLWKFETSKYYVTIIDAPGHRDFIKNMITGTSQADCAVLIVAAGVGEFEAGISKNGQTREHALLAYTLGVKQLIVGVNKMDSTEPSYSQKRYEEIVKEVSTYIKKIGYNPDTVAFVPISGWNGDNMLEASPNMAWFKGWKITRKEGNASGTTLLEALDAIQPPTRPTDKPLRLPLQDVYKIGGIGTVPVGRIETGILKPGMVVTFAPVNVTTEIKSVEMHHEALSEALPGDNVGFNVKNVSVKDIRRGNVAGDSKNDPPQEAANFTAQVIILNHPGQISAGYAPVLDCHTAHIACKFAELKEKIDRRSGKKLEDNPKSLKSGDAAIVEMIPGKPMCVESFSEYPPLGRFAVRDMRQTVAVGVIKGVEKKTPTSGKITKSAQKAQKAK, encoded by the exons ATGGGCAAGGAGAAGCTCCATATCAACATTGTGGTCATCGGTCATGTGGACTCTGGTAAGTCCACTACGACTGGCCACCTCATCTACAAGTGTGGCGGTATTGACAAGCGAACCATTGAGAAGTTTGAGAAAGAGGCTGCAGAG ATGGGAAAGGGCTCCTTTAAGTATGCCTGGGTGCTGGACAAGCTAAaggcagagcgagagagaggaatAACTATTGACATCTCGCTGTGGAAATTCGAGACCAGCAAGTACTACGTCACCATAATTGATGCTCCGGGACACAGGGACTTCATCAAAAACATGATTACTGGGACCTCCCAG GCCGACTGTGCCGTGCTGATTGTGGCAGCAGGTGTTGGCGAGTTTGAGGCTGGCATCTCCAAGAATGGTCAGACAAGAGAGCATGCTCTTCTAGCCTACACTCTGGGTGTAAAGCAGCTGATTGTGGGTGTCAACAAGATGGATTCCACTGAACCCAGTTACAGCCAGAAGCGTTATGAGGAAATTGTGAAGGAAGTCAGCACCTACATCAAGAAGATCGGCTATAATCCTGATACAGTGGCATTCGTGCCCATCTCTGGCTGGAATGGAGATAACATGCTTGAGGCTAGTCCCAAT ATGGCTTGGTTCAAGGGATGGAAGATTACCCGGAAAGAGGGTAATGCATCTGGGACCACACTTTTGGAGGCTCTGGACGCTATTCAGCCACCAACACGTCCAACTGACAAACCCCTCCGTCTGCCCCTTCAGGATGTCTACAAGATTGGAG GTATTGGAACTGTCCCTGTGGGCCGTATCGAGACTGGCATTTTGAAGCCAGGTATGGTGGTGACCTTTGCCCCCGTCAACGTGACAACTGAGATCAAGTCTGTGGAGATGCATCACGAGGCTCTCTCAGAGGCCTTGCCTGGGGACAACGTTGGCTTCAATGTTAAGAACGTTTCCGTCAAGGACATCCGTCGTGGAAACGTTGCTGGAGACAGCAAAAACGACCCACCGCAGGAGGCAGCCAACTTCACTGCTCAA GTCATCATCTTGAACCATCCAGGGCAGATCAGTGCTGGCTACGCTCCTGTGCTGGATTGCCACACTGCGCACATAGCCTGCAAGTTTGCAGAGCTGAAGGAAAAGATTGACCGTCGCTCTGGAAAGAAGCTTGAGGACAACCCGAAGAGCCTCAAGTCAGGAGATGCGGCCATTGTCGAAATGATTCCTGGGAAGCCCATGTGCGTGGAGAGCTTTTCAGAGTATCCTCCTCTGG GTCGTTTTGCTGTGCGTGACATGCGTCAGACGGTTGCAGTGGGTGTTATTAAGGGAGTGGAGAAGAAGACCCCAACGAGTGGAAAAATCACCAAGTCTGCTCAGAAAGCCCAGAAGGCCAAATGA